The proteins below come from a single Plantactinospora sp. KBS50 genomic window:
- a CDS encoding VanZ family protein has protein sequence MGRLWVGMLITVVGLGCATVGAVVLFRHRRGRGMPYRLARRRCVAEAGLVAGTLPALWLTLTPRQHSRLVHLVPLSDLIDQVRTMPPVWVAQQDVGNLLVFAALGFFAPVRWAVFARPGRLVLLGAAASALVESLQYVLDIGRVSSVDDVLLNALGAGLAGLLSRRWWATRDLGLPSDGDRSAAAPAPAPAPTPTRAPAPAPTSAPAPAPAPAPTSAPAPAPAPAPAPAPGDDRRPAMPDAPGR, from the coding sequence GTGGGACGGCTCTGGGTCGGGATGCTGATCACCGTCGTCGGCCTGGGCTGCGCCACGGTGGGCGCGGTGGTGCTGTTCCGGCACCGGCGCGGCCGCGGCATGCCGTACCGGCTGGCCCGGCGGCGGTGCGTGGCCGAGGCCGGCCTGGTGGCCGGCACGCTGCCCGCGTTGTGGTTGACCCTGACCCCCCGGCAGCACAGCCGGCTGGTCCATCTCGTTCCGCTGAGCGACCTGATCGACCAGGTCCGCACCATGCCGCCGGTCTGGGTGGCCCAGCAGGACGTGGGCAACCTGCTGGTCTTCGCCGCGCTGGGCTTCTTCGCCCCGGTCCGGTGGGCCGTGTTCGCCCGGCCCGGCCGGCTGGTGCTGCTCGGCGCCGCCGCCTCCGCCCTGGTGGAAAGCCTCCAGTACGTCCTGGACATCGGCCGGGTCAGCTCGGTCGACGACGTCCTGCTGAACGCCCTGGGTGCCGGGCTGGCCGGGCTGCTCTCCCGGCGCTGGTGGGCGACCCGCGACCTCGGCCTCCCCTCCGACGGTGACCGCTCGGCAGCGGCACCCGCGCCGGCACCAGCACCCACACCCACACGGGCACCGGCACCCGCACCCACATCGGCACCCGCACCCGCACCGGCACCCGCACCCACATCGGCACCCGCACCCGCACCGGCACCCGCACCGGCACCCGCGCCGGGCGACGACCGGCGTCCGGCCATGCCGGACGCTCCCGGCAGGTGA
- a CDS encoding TetR/AcrR family transcriptional regulator, with the protein MTLDQRIGGASEIAPRRRSRREEILAIAVGLFAARGYHGVSMDDIGSAAGVTGPALYHHFAGKEAMLAAALVPVSDGLLAGGRDRVLAHPGDARAALESLIDFHVDFALANPAVIALHLHELDRLPEEPRRQIRRLQRLYVEEWVNVLTGLRPTLPASEARVLAHSAFGLMNSTPFLGGEVDRDRRAALLRAATLAALVGDPEC; encoded by the coding sequence GTGACGTTGGATCAACGGATTGGTGGCGCGTCGGAGATCGCGCCGAGGCGGCGGTCGCGCCGGGAAGAAATCCTGGCCATCGCGGTCGGCCTCTTCGCCGCACGCGGCTACCACGGCGTCTCGATGGACGACATCGGGTCCGCCGCCGGGGTGACCGGTCCCGCCCTCTACCACCACTTCGCCGGCAAGGAGGCGATGCTGGCGGCGGCGCTGGTACCGGTCAGTGACGGGCTGCTCGCGGGCGGCCGGGACCGGGTGCTCGCCCATCCCGGCGACGCGCGGGCGGCGCTGGAGTCGCTCATCGACTTCCATGTCGACTTCGCGCTGGCCAATCCGGCGGTGATCGCCCTGCACCTGCACGAACTCGACCGGTTGCCGGAGGAGCCACGCCGGCAGATCCGCCGATTGCAGCGCCTGTACGTGGAGGAGTGGGTGAACGTGCTCACAGGTCTCCGCCCGACGCTGCCGGCCAGCGAGGCCCGGGTGCTCGCGCACTCGGCGTTCGGGTTGATGAACTCCACCCCGTTCCTGGGTGGAGAGGTGGACAGGGATCGTCGTGCGGCCTTGTTGCGGGCCGCCACGCTCGCGGCCTTGGTGGGGGACCCAGAGTGCTGA
- a CDS encoding acetyl/propionyl/methylcrotonyl-CoA carboxylase subunit alpha, with amino-acid sequence MIESLLVANRGEIARRVIRTARRLGIRAVAVYSEADAGMPFVAEADEAVCVGPANPAQSYRNVEAILAAAKSTGAQAIHPGYGFLSENAEFARAVEAAGLIWVGPSAEAIDAMGDKINARNLMAAAGVPVAPGTADPAEDAAAAVAAATEIGYPVMVKAAAGGGGMGMGVAADEAALRTEYDKVHAFAERMFGDGSVLIERYFPRVRHVEVQILGLADGRVVALGERECSVQRRNQKLVEESPSPAVSPELRERFLAAAVRAGEAVGYRNAGTVECLLVPGGSDSAGEFFFLEMNTRLQVEHPVTELVYGVDLVEEQLRVAAGPPPTFDPDALAPRGHAIELRINAEDPKRFLPGPGAITNWVEPTGEGVRVDSGYAAGTTVTPFYDSLMAKLIVSGADRAEAIERARAAVAGFEVAGPKCNLPFFAELLENAEFVSGDYDTGIVSRMR; translated from the coding sequence ATGATCGAGTCGTTACTCGTCGCGAACCGGGGCGAGATCGCCCGACGGGTGATCCGGACCGCCCGCCGGCTCGGGATCCGGGCCGTCGCCGTCTATTCGGAGGCGGATGCGGGGATGCCGTTCGTGGCCGAGGCCGACGAGGCGGTCTGCGTCGGGCCGGCGAACCCGGCGCAGAGCTACCGCAACGTCGAGGCGATCCTCGCGGCCGCCAAGTCCACCGGTGCGCAGGCGATCCACCCCGGGTACGGCTTCCTGTCCGAGAACGCCGAGTTCGCCCGCGCGGTGGAGGCGGCCGGCCTGATCTGGGTCGGTCCGTCCGCCGAGGCGATCGACGCGATGGGCGACAAGATCAACGCACGGAACCTGATGGCCGCCGCCGGCGTACCGGTGGCGCCCGGCACCGCCGACCCGGCCGAGGACGCGGCCGCGGCGGTCGCCGCGGCGACCGAGATCGGCTACCCGGTGATGGTCAAGGCCGCCGCGGGCGGCGGCGGCATGGGGATGGGCGTCGCGGCCGACGAGGCCGCGCTGCGCACCGAGTACGACAAGGTGCACGCCTTCGCCGAGCGGATGTTCGGCGACGGCTCGGTGCTGATCGAGCGCTACTTTCCCCGGGTGCGGCACGTCGAGGTGCAGATCCTCGGCCTGGCGGACGGCCGGGTCGTGGCGCTGGGCGAGCGCGAGTGCTCGGTCCAGCGACGCAACCAGAAGCTGGTCGAGGAGTCCCCGTCGCCCGCCGTCTCGCCCGAGCTGCGGGAGCGGTTCCTGGCCGCCGCGGTGCGGGCCGGCGAGGCCGTCGGCTACCGCAACGCCGGCACGGTGGAGTGCCTGCTGGTGCCGGGCGGGTCGGATTCGGCCGGGGAGTTCTTCTTCCTGGAGATGAACACCCGGCTCCAGGTGGAGCACCCGGTCACCGAGCTGGTCTACGGGGTGGATCTGGTCGAGGAACAGCTCCGGGTCGCCGCCGGGCCGCCGCCGACGTTCGACCCGGACGCGCTCGCGCCGCGGGGACACGCGATCGAGCTGCGGATCAACGCCGAGGACCCGAAGCGGTTCCTGCCCGGCCCCGGGGCGATCACCAACTGGGTCGAGCCGACCGGCGAGGGCGTGCGGGTCGACTCCGGGTACGCGGCCGGCACCACGGTGACCCCGTTCTACGACTCGCTGATGGCCAAGCTGATCGTCTCCGGCGCGGACCGGGCCGAGGCGATCGAGCGGGCGCGGGCCGCGGTGGCCGGCTTCGAGGTGGCGGGGCCGAAGTGCAACCTGCCGTTCTTCGCCGAGCTGCTGGAGAACGCCGAGTTCGTCTCCGGCGACTACGACACCGGCATCGTCTCCCGGATGCGCTGA
- a CDS encoding acyl-CoA carboxylase subunit beta, producing MTLDGEALEQLRKRVRAGGAEKYHAANAAKGKLFARERIALLVDEGSFVEDGMLANAHNGAPAGSGAPADSLPADGVVTGQASIDGRPVYLMANDSTVKAGSWGARTVEKIIRIIERAYAAGQPMVYLVDSAGARITDQVDLFPGRRGAGKIFWNQVRASGSIPQVCALFGPSAAGGAYIPAFCDVVAMVEGNASMYLGSDRMVEMVTGEKTTLEAMGGARVHCAESGVGHFLCKSEADALEVVRRYLSYLPANWTQPPPAAPAVAAPAGADLAALVPASERQAFDMRRYARGVLDEGSFFEIQALWAKELTIGFGRLDGEVVGVVGNNSMFKGGVLFVDSADKATRFVQLCDAFNVPLLFLSDVPGFMVGAAVEKQGIIRHGAKMITAISEATVPKICVVVRKAYGAGLYAMAGPGFEPDATIALPTAKIAVMGAEAAVNAVYANKIAAIADETERAAFVAERREAYERDIDIVRLASELVIDAIVEPHELRTELIRRFAAARGKDRHFSRRRHGVTPV from the coding sequence GTGACGCTCGACGGTGAGGCTCTGGAGCAACTGCGGAAGCGGGTCCGGGCCGGCGGCGCGGAGAAGTACCACGCGGCGAACGCGGCCAAGGGCAAGCTGTTCGCCCGGGAACGCATCGCGCTGCTGGTCGACGAGGGTTCCTTCGTCGAGGACGGGATGTTGGCCAACGCCCACAACGGCGCCCCGGCCGGCTCCGGCGCCCCGGCCGACTCGCTGCCGGCCGACGGCGTGGTGACCGGCCAGGCCAGCATCGACGGCCGGCCGGTGTACCTGATGGCCAACGATTCCACGGTCAAGGCCGGCAGTTGGGGCGCGCGTACCGTCGAAAAGATCATCAGGATCATCGAGCGGGCGTACGCCGCCGGTCAGCCGATGGTCTACCTGGTGGACTCGGCCGGCGCCCGGATCACCGACCAGGTCGACCTGTTTCCCGGCCGGCGGGGCGCCGGGAAGATCTTCTGGAACCAGGTCCGCGCCTCCGGGTCGATCCCACAGGTCTGCGCCCTGTTCGGGCCGAGCGCCGCGGGCGGGGCATACATCCCGGCGTTCTGCGACGTGGTGGCCATGGTCGAGGGCAACGCCAGCATGTACCTCGGCTCGGACCGGATGGTCGAGATGGTCACCGGCGAGAAGACCACGCTGGAGGCGATGGGAGGCGCCCGGGTGCACTGCGCCGAGTCGGGCGTCGGGCACTTCCTGTGCAAGAGCGAGGCCGACGCGCTGGAGGTGGTCCGCCGCTACCTGTCGTACCTGCCGGCGAACTGGACCCAGCCGCCGCCCGCGGCGCCCGCCGTCGCCGCGCCGGCCGGCGCCGACCTCGCCGCGCTGGTGCCGGCGAGCGAGCGGCAGGCGTTCGACATGCGCCGGTACGCCAGGGGCGTGCTCGACGAGGGTTCCTTCTTCGAGATCCAGGCGCTCTGGGCCAAGGAGCTGACCATCGGCTTCGGCCGGCTGGACGGCGAGGTCGTCGGCGTGGTCGGCAACAACTCGATGTTCAAGGGCGGCGTGCTGTTCGTCGACTCGGCGGACAAGGCGACCCGGTTCGTCCAGCTCTGCGACGCGTTCAACGTGCCGCTGCTGTTCCTGTCCGACGTACCGGGGTTCATGGTCGGCGCGGCCGTGGAGAAGCAGGGCATCATCCGGCACGGCGCCAAGATGATCACGGCGATCTCCGAGGCGACCGTACCGAAGATCTGTGTGGTGGTCCGCAAGGCGTACGGGGCCGGGCTGTACGCGATGGCCGGGCCGGGGTTCGAGCCGGACGCCACGATCGCGCTGCCCACCGCGAAGATCGCGGTGATGGGCGCCGAGGCCGCGGTGAACGCGGTCTACGCCAACAAGATCGCGGCGATCGCCGACGAGACCGAGCGGGCCGCCTTCGTGGCGGAGCGGCGCGAGGCGTACGAACGGGACATCGACATCGTGCGGCTGGCCAGTGAGCTGGTCATCGACGCGATCGTCGAGCCGCACGAACTGCGTACCGAGTTGATCCGCCGGTTCGCGGCGGCGCGCGGCAAGGATCGGCACTTCTCCCGGCGCCGGCACGGCGTCACTCCCGTCTAG
- a CDS encoding acyl-CoA dehydrogenase family protein, producing the protein MDFRLTDEQEALRESVREFAREVVAPVIAEHYERHTFPYEIVRQMGKMGLFGLPFPEEHGGMGGDYFALCLALEELARVDSSVAITLEAAVSLGAMPIYRFGSAEQKARWLPKLTSGEALAGFGLTEPGFGSDAGGTATRAVLDGDEWVINGSKAFITNSGTDITSLVTVTAVTGTRPDGAKELSTIIVPSGTPGFTVAPGYSKVGWNASDTHELTFDDCRVPAENLLGERGRGFAQFLRILDEGRIAIAALSVGLAQGCVDESVRYAGERQAFGQPIGNYQAIQFKIADMELRAHTARLAYYDAAARMLAGEDFKRQAAIAKLHASTIAVDNAREATQIHGGYGFMNEYPVARFWRDAKILEIGEGTSEVQRMIIARDLGL; encoded by the coding sequence ATGGACTTCCGGTTGACCGACGAGCAGGAGGCGCTGCGCGAGTCGGTCCGCGAGTTCGCCCGCGAGGTCGTCGCGCCGGTGATCGCGGAGCACTACGAGCGGCACACCTTCCCGTACGAGATCGTGCGGCAGATGGGCAAGATGGGCCTGTTCGGGCTGCCGTTCCCGGAGGAGCACGGCGGGATGGGCGGTGACTACTTCGCGCTCTGCCTGGCCCTGGAGGAACTGGCCCGGGTCGACTCCAGCGTCGCGATCACCCTGGAGGCGGCCGTCTCGCTCGGTGCCATGCCGATCTACCGGTTCGGCAGCGCGGAGCAGAAGGCGCGGTGGCTGCCGAAGCTGACCAGCGGCGAGGCGCTGGCCGGGTTCGGACTCACCGAACCGGGCTTCGGCTCCGACGCCGGCGGTACCGCCACCCGGGCCGTGCTGGACGGCGACGAGTGGGTGATCAACGGCTCGAAGGCCTTCATCACCAACTCCGGGACGGACATCACGTCGCTGGTCACGGTCACCGCGGTCACCGGCACCCGGCCGGACGGTGCCAAGGAACTCTCCACCATCATCGTGCCCTCCGGGACGCCGGGTTTCACCGTGGCGCCCGGGTACTCGAAGGTCGGCTGGAACGCCTCGGACACCCACGAGCTGACCTTCGACGACTGTCGCGTACCGGCCGAGAACCTGCTCGGGGAGCGCGGTCGCGGCTTCGCCCAGTTCCTGCGGATCCTGGACGAGGGGCGGATCGCGATCGCCGCGCTGTCGGTGGGGCTGGCCCAGGGCTGCGTGGACGAGTCGGTGCGGTACGCGGGCGAGCGCCAGGCGTTCGGCCAGCCGATCGGCAACTACCAGGCGATCCAGTTCAAGATCGCGGACATGGAGCTGCGCGCCCACACCGCCCGGCTGGCCTACTACGACGCCGCGGCCCGGATGCTCGCCGGCGAGGACTTCAAGCGGCAGGCCGCGATCGCGAAGCTGCACGCCAGCACCATCGCGGTGGACAACGCCCGCGAGGCCACCCAGATCCACGGCGGGTACGGCTTCATGAACGAGTACCCGGTGGCCCGGTTCTGGCGGGACGCCAAGATCCTGGAGATCGGCGAGGGCACGTCCGAGGTGCAGCGGATGATCATCGCCCGCGACCTCGGGCTCTGA
- a CDS encoding MMPL family transporter: MLAALGRALYRRRWVVLAGWGALALIGALAAGPLMHRVGDDGPLRPDAESRVAAQRIADLLPEGPLIVAVVGDRDPYDPPLVASVQGIAARLRATAGVVEVRDLYDPGGSRIGADNRSSLVTVELARGLSEPDLRRLADGVVDLLHRIDAPRVLVGGAPLADRTFVDQAGRDAARGESVALGVLLLLLLVVLGPVAGMVPLVAALGTVAGTLGALLALDRVTGVGQFTVNVVTLLGTGLAVDYAVLLVAAFREEQAAGAAPTADLIARTVRGAGRTVLVAGAAVAAGMAALTLFGQPLLAGMAYGGVVVALVATLAGVTLVPALLAVCRPRIGPPRRLPSAVPGTPLLRLARYAQRRPVPVLIGVAGALLLLALPLLFGARLADPGVRALPPEAEARRAYEVLQRDFEADRAPALTVVLAGDPGGAEVRDMINRINRLPRVLRTQPRPDVPVGTTVLDVTPAGGPGGTASGELVTQVRGLPSPVPMLVGGPAAELVDYQESVRARLPLALLALALSAAVPLSLLTGSVVIPVKGMLLTALTLLASLGLLVLVFQHGVAAGALGVRPGAVDVTTPVLLLVFVVGLSTDYEVFLLARITREWRRAGAGAGAAATDRAVLAGIGRTGPVVTLAAACITVVFLGFLTGRLSAVKEVGFGMAVAVAIDVTLVRGLLLPALMHLLAHRNWWIPAWPGRRRRVVDRVPDAPRVPAV; encoded by the coding sequence ATGCTGGCTGCGCTGGGCCGCGCCCTGTACCGCCGGCGCTGGGTCGTGCTCGCCGGCTGGGGCGCACTGGCGCTGATCGGCGCGCTCGCCGCCGGCCCGCTGATGCACCGGGTCGGCGACGACGGGCCGCTGCGTCCGGACGCCGAGTCCCGGGTGGCCGCGCAGCGGATCGCGGACCTGTTGCCCGAGGGTCCGCTGATCGTGGCCGTGGTGGGTGACCGCGACCCGTACGATCCGCCGCTGGTGGCCAGCGTCCAGGGGATCGCCGCGCGGCTGCGGGCCACCGCCGGCGTGGTCGAGGTGCGGGACCTCTACGACCCGGGCGGCAGCCGGATCGGTGCGGACAACCGCAGCAGCCTGGTGACCGTCGAACTCGCCCGCGGACTGTCCGAGCCGGACCTGCGGCGGCTGGCCGACGGCGTGGTCGACCTGCTGCACCGGATCGACGCCCCGCGGGTGCTGGTGGGCGGTGCGCCGCTGGCCGATCGGACCTTCGTCGACCAGGCCGGCCGGGACGCCGCGCGGGGGGAGTCCGTCGCGCTCGGCGTCCTGCTGCTGCTCCTGCTCGTCGTGCTCGGCCCGGTTGCCGGCATGGTGCCGCTGGTCGCGGCGCTCGGCACCGTCGCCGGCACCCTCGGCGCGCTGCTCGCGCTGGACCGGGTGACCGGCGTCGGGCAGTTCACGGTCAACGTGGTGACCCTTCTCGGTACCGGTCTCGCCGTCGACTACGCGGTGTTGCTGGTGGCCGCGTTCCGCGAGGAACAGGCCGCCGGGGCGGCGCCGACCGCCGATCTGATCGCGCGGACGGTGCGCGGCGCCGGGCGTACCGTCCTGGTCGCCGGCGCCGCCGTGGCGGCGGGGATGGCGGCCCTGACGCTGTTCGGCCAGCCGCTGCTGGCCGGGATGGCCTACGGCGGGGTGGTGGTCGCGCTGGTCGCGACGCTGGCCGGGGTCACCCTGGTGCCGGCGCTGCTCGCAGTCTGCCGGCCGCGTATCGGGCCGCCCCGCCGGCTCCCGTCCGCGGTACCCGGCACCCCGCTGCTCCGGCTGGCCCGGTACGCGCAGCGCCGCCCGGTGCCGGTGCTGATCGGCGTGGCCGGTGCGCTGCTGCTGCTCGCCCTGCCGCTGCTGTTCGGCGCCCGGCTGGCCGACCCGGGCGTGCGGGCGCTGCCACCGGAGGCGGAGGCCCGCCGGGCGTACGAGGTGCTCCAGCGGGACTTCGAGGCGGACCGGGCTCCGGCGTTGACCGTGGTGCTGGCCGGCGATCCGGGCGGCGCCGAGGTCCGCGACATGATCAACCGGATCAACCGGCTTCCGCGGGTGCTGCGGACCCAACCCCGACCCGACGTACCGGTCGGGACGACGGTGCTGGACGTGACCCCCGCGGGCGGCCCCGGCGGCACCGCGTCCGGTGAGCTGGTGACCCAGGTACGCGGGCTGCCGAGCCCGGTTCCGATGCTGGTGGGCGGGCCGGCGGCGGAGCTTGTCGACTACCAGGAGTCGGTGCGCGCCCGGCTGCCGCTGGCGCTGCTGGCGTTGGCGCTGTCCGCGGCGGTTCCGTTGTCCCTGCTCACCGGCTCGGTGGTGATTCCGGTCAAGGGCATGCTGCTGACCGCGCTCACCCTGCTGGCCAGCCTCGGGCTGCTCGTGCTGGTCTTCCAGCACGGCGTCGCGGCCGGGGCGCTGGGGGTACGCCCCGGTGCCGTCGACGTGACGACGCCGGTGCTGCTGCTCGTCTTCGTGGTCGGCCTGTCGACCGACTACGAGGTGTTCCTGCTGGCCCGGATCACCCGGGAGTGGCGCCGCGCCGGCGCCGGAGCCGGGGCCGCCGCCACCGACCGCGCGGTGCTGGCCGGCATCGGCCGGACCGGGCCGGTCGTGACGCTCGCGGCGGCCTGCATCACGGTGGTCTTCCTGGGCTTCCTGACCGGCCGGCTGAGCGCGGTCAAGGAGGTCGGCTTCGGCATGGCGGTGGCGGTGGCAATCGATGTGACGCTGGTCCGCGGGCTGCTGCTGCCCGCGCTGATGCACCTGCTGGCGCACCGCAACTGGTGGATTCCGGCCTGGCCGGGCCGGCGGCGGCGGGTCGTGGACCGGGTGCCGGACGCGCCCCGGGTGCCGGCTGTCTGA
- a CDS encoding helix-turn-helix domain-containing protein has protein sequence MAEDHGTTRGPVTLDELLRNRRRSVGLTQSELAQRAGIGVRTVRDLERGRATRPQRTTVELLASALGLTGEDRLQFLSTARGPAAVRAADEQPVRASSLGLPAPVELVGRDQDVAELSGILGAPDGAAPPVVSLVGLAGVGKTGLALAVAARIADRHPGGIAGIVITEGSSANDVLSAVAMVFGVARSDDLPVRLAEGPTLLLVDAVERQPAPVAEAVHWLTVRAPRLRVLATGRHPVGLPGERVWPVTPLEVPPADARPDLAVAAHYPAVELFLRRLRQVRPEPPRPDELPALVGLVHRLGGLPLAIELAAARGRILDLNEMLLRYGDRVLDLSSPSTTRQAVAVTLRDAVAASYRLLEPDERAALRRLAVFRNRWSVELAEAMLDGPEPIGAGGPARIEADVEAGPPPADPVSLLDRLLALGLLSARGTGEFRFRLLDVVRDFATERAAADGELTQIRRRHAVVLANLANRVAPELVGANLIRAVGTLDEVTPDLWAALAHAAIDDPHTALRLAAALPRWWRFRGRDRSGRQWLRRLLDDPRTADADPVLRAWAQIGIAQLAQEHGEGPRELTTVQEALWQFQQAGDVAGELVARSVLCGLYTAVGGHGEARRHGEAVLALAGRTGRTRDMAVAQNNLTWHEIRVGDLAAARRRLAAVDRLAAQCGEERLRVLARANLAEVARLDGRYGEAAQHGRRVARVLDDLGDPGHRRRVLGTVGLALAQDGRVTEAEAVLVELRGTLPPVEPSGGIGDGPMISAGSGPMREDGTIALLEGHLALRRGDREWAAEWFAAAERASTHARDARDVVEALVGLVVSTDDPDARAAQRVRLDEACRDAAISLLPQERALLDSVGSIPAPRPSLD, from the coding sequence ATGGCGGAGGATCATGGGACCACCCGGGGACCGGTGACCCTCGACGAGTTGCTGCGGAACCGGCGCCGGTCCGTCGGGCTGACCCAGTCCGAACTGGCGCAGCGGGCCGGCATCGGGGTGCGGACCGTCCGTGATCTGGAGCGGGGGCGGGCGACCCGGCCGCAGCGCACCACGGTCGAGCTGCTGGCCTCGGCGCTCGGCCTGACCGGTGAGGACCGGTTGCAGTTCCTGTCCACCGCGCGCGGCCCGGCGGCGGTCCGGGCGGCCGATGAGCAGCCGGTCCGGGCATCCAGCCTCGGCCTGCCGGCGCCGGTCGAACTGGTCGGCCGGGATCAGGACGTGGCCGAGCTGAGCGGCATCCTGGGCGCCCCGGACGGTGCCGCTCCGCCGGTGGTGAGCCTGGTCGGGCTGGCGGGGGTGGGCAAGACCGGGCTGGCGCTGGCGGTGGCGGCCAGGATCGCGGACCGGCATCCGGGCGGGATCGCCGGCATCGTGATCACCGAGGGTTCGTCCGCCAACGACGTGCTCTCCGCGGTGGCCATGGTGTTCGGGGTGGCCCGCTCCGACGACCTGCCGGTGCGGCTCGCGGAGGGGCCGACGCTGCTGCTGGTGGACGCCGTCGAGCGGCAGCCCGCGCCGGTCGCCGAGGCGGTGCACTGGCTGACCGTGCGCGCGCCGAGGCTGCGGGTGCTCGCCACCGGCCGGCATCCGGTGGGGCTGCCGGGCGAGCGGGTCTGGCCGGTGACCCCGCTGGAGGTGCCGCCCGCGGACGCCCGGCCGGATCTCGCGGTGGCCGCCCACTATCCGGCGGTGGAACTCTTTCTCCGCCGCCTGCGGCAGGTACGCCCCGAGCCGCCGCGGCCGGACGAGCTGCCGGCCCTGGTCGGTCTGGTGCACCGGCTCGGTGGTCTGCCGCTCGCGATCGAGCTGGCCGCCGCCCGGGGCCGGATCCTCGACCTCAACGAGATGCTGCTGCGGTACGGCGATCGGGTGCTGGACCTGTCCAGCCCGTCCACCACCCGGCAGGCCGTGGCGGTGACGCTGCGGGACGCGGTGGCCGCCAGCTACCGGCTGCTGGAGCCGGACGAGCGGGCGGCGCTGCGCCGGCTGGCGGTGTTCCGCAACCGCTGGTCCGTGGAGCTGGCCGAGGCGATGCTGGACGGGCCGGAACCGATCGGTGCAGGCGGTCCCGCGCGGATCGAGGCCGATGTCGAGGCCGGGCCGCCGCCGGCCGATCCCGTGTCGCTGCTGGACCGGCTGCTGGCGCTGGGTCTGCTGAGCGCCCGGGGCACCGGCGAGTTCCGGTTCCGGCTGCTGGACGTGGTGCGGGACTTCGCCACCGAACGGGCGGCGGCCGACGGCGAGCTGACCCAGATCCGGCGCCGGCACGCCGTGGTGCTGGCGAACCTGGCCAACCGGGTCGCGCCGGAGCTGGTGGGTGCGAACCTGATCCGCGCGGTCGGGACCCTGGACGAGGTGACCCCCGACCTGTGGGCCGCGCTCGCGCACGCCGCCATCGACGATCCGCACACGGCGCTGCGGCTGGCGGCCGCGCTGCCCCGCTGGTGGCGGTTCCGCGGGCGGGACCGGTCCGGCCGGCAGTGGCTGCGCCGGTTGCTGGACGATCCGCGGACCGCCGACGCGGACCCGGTGCTGCGGGCCTGGGCGCAGATCGGCATCGCGCAGTTGGCGCAGGAGCACGGCGAGGGGCCGCGGGAACTCACCACCGTCCAGGAGGCGTTGTGGCAGTTCCAGCAGGCCGGCGACGTGGCGGGTGAGCTGGTCGCCCGCAGTGTGCTGTGCGGGCTGTACACGGCGGTGGGCGGGCACGGGGAGGCGCGGCGGCACGGCGAGGCGGTGCTGGCGCTGGCGGGTCGGACGGGTCGGACCCGGGACATGGCCGTGGCGCAGAACAATCTGACCTGGCACGAGATCCGGGTCGGTGATCTGGCGGCGGCCCGGCGCCGGCTGGCCGCGGTGGATCGGCTCGCGGCGCAGTGTGGTGAGGAGCGGCTGCGGGTGCTGGCCCGGGCGAACCTGGCCGAGGTGGCCCGGCTGGACGGCCGGTACGGCGAGGCCGCCCAGCACGGCCGGCGGGTGGCGCGGGTCCTGGACGACCTGGGCGATCCGGGTCACCGGCGCCGGGTGCTCGGCACGGTCGGCCTGGCGTTGGCGCAGGACGGCCGGGTGACCGAGGCCGAGGCGGTGCTGGTCGAGTTGCGAGGCACGCTCCCGCCGGTCGAGCCGTCCGGCGGGATCGGCGATGGCCCGATGATCTCCGCCGGTTCGGGGCCGATGCGGGAGGACGGCACGATCGCCCTGCTGGAGGGGCACTTGGCGCTGCGCCGCGGTGATCGGGAGTGGGCGGCCGAGTGGTTCGCCGCGGCGGAACGGGCCAGCACGCACGCCCGGGACGCGCGGGACGTGGTGGAGGCCCTGGTCGGCCTGGTGGTGAGCACCGACGATCCGGACGCCCGGGCGGCGCAGCGGGTCCGCCTGGACGAGGCTTGCCGGGACGCGGCGATCAGTCTGCTGCCGCAGGAGCGCGCGTTGCTCGACTCGGTCGGGTCGATACCCGCGCCCCGCCCGTCGCTGGACTGA
- a CDS encoding MarR family winged helix-turn-helix transcriptional regulator, whose amino-acid sequence MTENVFDDPRITALGLLVETYSGLAGRFATQLEEHNLSVVEFEVLMRLARSPGHQLRMSDLAAQTSLSTSGVTRVVDRMERDGLLCRRACPSDRRSSYAVVTQSGRNRLNRALPDHLRIIEQWFTGQLSPEDLDHLLVSLRTVRDAVHPGATAGSVANPADAHHEQPATVIDTGRDER is encoded by the coding sequence GTGACCGAGAACGTCTTCGACGACCCCCGCATCACGGCACTCGGCCTGCTCGTCGAGACGTACTCCGGGCTGGCCGGCCGATTCGCCACGCAGTTGGAGGAGCACAACCTGTCCGTGGTCGAATTCGAGGTGTTGATGCGGCTGGCCCGCTCCCCCGGACACCAGCTGCGGATGAGCGACCTGGCGGCACAGACCTCGCTCTCCACCAGCGGGGTGACCCGGGTGGTGGACCGGATGGAGCGGGACGGCCTGCTCTGCCGGCGCGCCTGCCCGTCCGACCGGCGCAGTTCGTACGCCGTGGTGACCCAGTCGGGCCGGAACCGGCTGAACAGGGCGCTCCCCGACCACCTGCGCATCATCGAGCAGTGGTTCACCGGACAGCTCAGCCCGGAGGACCTTGATCACCTGCTCGTCTCGCTACGCACCGTGCGCGACGCGGTGCACCCCGGCGCCACCGCGGGCAGCGTCGCCAACCCGGCCGACGCGCACCACGAGCAGCCGGCGACGGTCATCGACACCGGGCGTGACGAGCGGTAA